One Candidatus Neomarinimicrobiota bacterium DNA segment encodes these proteins:
- a CDS encoding carboxypeptidase regulatory-like domain-containing protein produces MTGKISGRVVDAQTGESIAGANVILEGTMLGSATDMDGHYFIINVAPGFYTVMCSVIGYTTVRKTQVYVAADLTTTVDFDLSVEVIRGESVTVVAQRPIIQPDVAGSEMVMREEDVAVFKQDFFQDFMESQVGIFISADEEGSGLSIRGGDINETNISLNGVSLRNAITQQPNLGISLTSVQEVTITTGGFTAEYGDIRSGMVNVITKEGSPDRFAVSIDARMGPPQYKHFGPNPFGVNGPIWNVYCGDKAFEGVTAADVEGGDYAFEFIGWNKMSEQSLTDGDPNNNYTPQQWMEIWRHTHQNIPYAQEPDYIFDGTLTGPFLFKNSTFLLSQHYENLQLAYPYSRTNSVQSTTQANFNLRLSPKAKMTFTYMHILEQGVATQAQDYTSGMITGTKEGTQLARDVRWHMLYNPYGINPIDRNTDLAGIKFSHSLSERTFYNLSLTGSYYSAFQGVTTHRDTSHKVLVGDAYLDPSPSTGFLHQSDYYDMFDQFWIYGGGRQIDDSEYWQLRLKGLLESQLTFRHLLKVGFEAAYTQYNMRAAKIHYEVIDEYKPPYFEEGPIPEDTYYFEDHPLQLAAFIQNKLEYEGMNANLGLRFEYFNAMRPAWLINAEGDEEWYTFYTEDEWRRVDEDSNFVNLGFKDQLEDENAVTFKISPRLGVSFPATATSKFYFNYGHFYQLPVPGQLFNIQQGNNPKIPNLNAEWPRTVMYEVGFEKALAGAYLFRISAYYKDITNQLTSGGLKFYDYYKSEVYSTEVNNSYEDIRGIEIRLQKRHGRFGYGWIDFEYISTNEGWTGFKALHENWQYEQEQRENAEQVQNWPVPKVSTVYSFLLPGNFGPEILGFKPLSSWALQINAWWRAGGKRLFGDPSNPPPVWARNYMDRIDRHNVDLILRKGFDIGHLDFSVFLRVRNATNFKGEVIPYSGEQYRSSLHLPWYEGEMHGHDKYGEGPSDEKPWIDAGWQNWRWYLNPRYIMFGFDLNIN; encoded by the coding sequence GTGACGGGTAAGATCTCTGGCAGGGTTGTGGATGCTCAGACCGGTGAATCAATAGCCGGGGCCAATGTGATCCTGGAAGGCACTATGTTAGGCTCCGCCACGGATATGGATGGACACTACTTCATCATTAATGTTGCGCCGGGATTCTATACGGTTATGTGCAGTGTTATTGGTTATACGACCGTAAGGAAGACGCAGGTCTATGTTGCCGCCGACTTGACGACCACAGTAGACTTTGATCTCAGTGTGGAGGTCATCAGGGGGGAGTCGGTGACGGTTGTGGCGCAGCGCCCCATCATACAGCCAGATGTTGCCGGTTCGGAAATGGTGATGCGGGAAGAAGACGTGGCTGTATTCAAACAGGATTTTTTCCAGGATTTCATGGAATCCCAGGTGGGCATCTTCATCTCGGCTGATGAAGAAGGCAGTGGCCTGAGCATCCGAGGCGGTGACATCAACGAGACTAACATCTCGCTCAACGGGGTGTCCTTACGCAACGCCATTACCCAGCAGCCTAACCTGGGGATCAGCCTGACCTCGGTCCAGGAAGTCACGATCACCACGGGTGGATTCACCGCGGAATACGGCGATATCCGTTCGGGTATGGTGAACGTGATCACGAAGGAAGGATCCCCGGATCGGTTTGCCGTCTCGATCGATGCCCGGATGGGACCGCCCCAATATAAGCATTTCGGTCCTAACCCCTTCGGCGTGAACGGGCCCATCTGGAATGTCTACTGCGGGGACAAAGCCTTCGAAGGGGTGACTGCGGCGGATGTGGAAGGTGGGGATTACGCGTTCGAGTTTATCGGTTGGAACAAGATGTCCGAGCAGTCCCTCACTGATGGTGATCCCAACAACAATTATACTCCCCAGCAGTGGATGGAAATCTGGCGACATACGCACCAGAATATTCCCTACGCCCAGGAGCCGGATTATATTTTCGATGGCACGCTCACCGGTCCCTTCCTGTTCAAGAATTCAACCTTCCTCCTCTCTCAACACTATGAAAACCTGCAGTTGGCCTATCCCTACAGCCGGACAAATTCCGTCCAAAGTACGACCCAAGCCAACTTCAACCTCAGGCTCTCGCCGAAGGCCAAGATGACCTTTACCTATATGCACATATTAGAGCAGGGTGTGGCAACGCAAGCCCAGGATTATACTTCCGGGATGATCACCGGCACCAAGGAGGGTACCCAGCTGGCGCGGGATGTGCGTTGGCACATGCTGTATAATCCCTACGGCATCAATCCGATCGATCGAAATACCGATCTGGCCGGAATCAAGTTCAGCCACTCGCTGAGTGAACGGACTTTCTACAACCTGAGCCTGACGGGCAGTTACTACAGTGCATTCCAGGGGGTGACGACCCATCGTGATACCTCCCATAAGGTGCTGGTGGGCGATGCCTATCTTGATCCCAGTCCCAGTACCGGATTCCTGCACCAGAGTGATTATTACGACATGTTCGACCAGTTCTGGATTTATGGTGGGGGCCGCCAGATCGATGATTCCGAATACTGGCAGCTACGTCTTAAAGGGCTCCTGGAATCACAGCTCACTTTCCGTCATCTGCTGAAGGTGGGATTCGAAGCGGCCTATACCCAGTATAATATGCGAGCGGCCAAGATCCATTACGAGGTCATTGACGAATACAAACCACCCTATTTCGAGGAAGGGCCGATACCGGAAGACACCTATTACTTCGAGGATCACCCACTACAACTCGCGGCGTTCATCCAGAATAAGCTGGAATACGAAGGTATGAACGCCAACCTGGGCTTGCGGTTTGAGTACTTCAACGCAATGCGTCCGGCGTGGCTGATCAATGCCGAAGGGGATGAGGAGTGGTATACATTCTACACCGAAGACGAGTGGCGGAGAGTGGACGAGGATTCCAACTTTGTCAACCTGGGCTTCAAGGATCAATTAGAAGATGAGAATGCGGTAACATTTAAGATCAGTCCCCGGCTAGGTGTTTCTTTCCCCGCAACCGCTACCAGTAAATTCTACTTCAACTACGGTCATTTCTACCAGTTGCCGGTTCCGGGACAGCTATTCAACATCCAACAGGGCAACAACCCCAAGATCCCCAATCTGAATGCGGAATGGCCCCGCACGGTCATGTACGAAGTCGGATTCGAAAAAGCCCTCGCCGGGGCCTATCTCTTCCGCATCTCGGCGTACTATAAAGACATCACCAACCAGTTGACCAGTGGCGGGTTGAAATTCTACGATTACTACAAGAGCGAGGTATATTCCACGGAAGTAAACAACAGCTACGAAGATATCCGGGGGATCGAGATTCGGTTGCAGAAGAGGCACGGCCGATTCGGTTATGGCTGGATCGATTTCGAATACATCTCTACCAATGAAGGTTGGACCGGTTTCAAAGCGCTGCATGAGAACTGGCAGTACGAGCAGGAGCAGCGTGAAAACGCCGAACAGGTTCAAAACTGGCCGGTCCCCAAGGTGAGTACCGTTTACTCGTTCCTCCTGCCGGGAAACTTTGGCCCGGAAATACTGGGATTCAAACCGCTGTCATCCTGGGCTCTGCAGATCAATGCCTGGTGGCGGGCTGGCGGCAAGCGACTATTCGGTGATCCCAGTAATCCCCCTCCGGTCTGGGCCCGGAACTACATGGATCGCATCGACCGGCATAACGTCGACCTGATTCTCAGGAAGGGCTTCGATATTGGGCATCTGGATTTCAGCGTGTTCTTGCGGGTCCGGAACGCAACCAACTTCAAGGGAGAGGTGATCCCCTACAGCGGCGAGCAGTACCGCAGCTCGCTGCACCTGCCCTGGTATGAGGGGGAAATGCACGGGCACGACAAATACGGTGAGGGGCCCAGTGATGAAAAACCGTGGATCGATGCCGGCTGGCAGAACTGGCGGTGGTATCTCAATCCCAGGTATATCATGTTTGGATTTGATCTGAATATCAACTGA